Proteins encoded within one genomic window of Anolis carolinensis isolate JA03-04 unplaced genomic scaffold, rAnoCar3.1.pri scaffold_28, whole genome shotgun sequence:
- the draxin gene encoding draxin codes for MAADLFSASAAVVLCLLTFAPADSSNPESVAVSGLPEVSNAFPDQEDWALRGARQRQHHRHQGEHGMSRPAGLRQKEAFLGFGFPSAGGENHGPGAERAGRAHREQRRHGRRDRTGPHTGTPSALYRRPWEAEEERLQASPLEGSSGGSAPPSGPPPKATSPRPKARPRSGEVLPTLDMALFDWTDYEDLRSEMWSSGGKRGLGRQKPGGNETHGEPCDHHLDCLPGCCCDLREHLCKPHNRGLNNKCYGDCMCTEGLRCFAKFHRNRRVMRRKGRCLDPGSADPDRGSFMAT; via the exons ATGGCCGCCGACCTCTTCTCGGCCTCTGCCGCCGTGGTCCTCTGCCTCCTGACCTTCGCTCCCGCTGATTCCTCGAACCCGGAGTCGGTGGCCGTGTCCGGCCTTCCGGAAGTCAGCAACGCTTTCCCGGATCAAGAGGACTGGGCCTTGCGAGGAGCGAGGCAGCGGCAACACCACCGGCACCAGGGCGAGCACGGGATGAGTCGGCCCGCTGGGCTGCGGCAGAAGGAGGCCTTCCTGGGGTTCGGGTTCCCGTCCGCCGGGGGGGAGAACCACGGGCCGGGAGCCGAGAGAGCCGGGAGAGCCCACCGGGAGCAGCGGAGACACGGGCGCAGGGACAGGACGGGGCCGCACACAG GGACCCCCAGCGCTCTGTACCGGAGGCCgtgggaggcggaggaggagcggCTGCAGGCGTCACCCTTGGAAGGGTCCTCCGGAGGGTCAGCCCCACCGTCAGGACCTCCCCCGAAGGCCACTTCACCCCGCCCCAAGGCCAGGCCACGCTCAGGAGAGGTgctccccaccctggacatggcCCTCTTCGACTGGACCGACTACGAGGACCTCCGGAGCGAGATGTGGTCGTCCGGCGGGAAGAGAG GTCTAGGGCGCCAGAAGCCGGGCGGAAACGAGACCCACGGCGAGCCCTGCGACCACCACCTGGACTGCCTCCCCG GTTGTTGCTGTGACTTGCGCGAACATCTCTGCAAACCTCACAATCGAGGGCTGAACAACAAATGTTATGGGGACTGTATGTGCACGGAAG GTTTGCGCTGCTTTGCCAAATTCCACCGCAACCGCCGTGTGATGCGCCGCAAGGGCCGCTGCCTGGACCCCGGCTCAGCCGACCCCGACCGGGGTTCCTTCATGGCCACCTAG
- the mad2l2 gene encoding mitotic spindle assembly checkpoint protein MAD2B isoform X3, protein MTTLTRQDLNFGQVVADVLSEFLEVAIHLILYVREVYPTGIFQKRKKYNVPVQMSCHPELNQYIQDTLHCVKPLLEKNDVEKVVVVILDKEHHPVERFVFEITQPPLLSISSDSLLNHVEQLLRAFVLKISLCDAVLDNNPPGCTFTVLVQVIIYHINISILLLCHYLSSLVLA, encoded by the exons ATGACCACTTTGACCCGGCAAGACCTCAACTTTGGCCAAG tcgtggccgatgtgctttcggagttCCTGGAGGTGGCCATCCACCTCATCCTTTACGTCCGGGAGGTTTACCCAACGGGGATCTTccagaaaaggaagaaatacaACGTACCTGTGCAG ATGTCTTGCCATCCGGAACTGAACCAGTACATTCAAGACACGCTCCACTGCGTCAAGCCCTTGCTGGAAAAG AACGATGTGGAGAAAGTGGTGGTGGTCATCCTGGACAAGGAGCATCATCCGGTGGAGAGGTTCGTCTTTGAGATCACGCAGCCGCCTTTGCTGTCCATCAG TTCGGACTCCCTTCTCAACCACGTGGAGCAGCTCCTCCGGGCCTTCGTCCTGAAAATCAGCCTCTGCGACGCCGTCCTTGACAACAACCCTCCGG GTTGCACTTTCACCGTCCTGGTCCAGGTTATTATTTATCATATTAATATTAGCATACTATTGTTATGTCATTATTTATCATCATTAGTGTTAGCATAG
- the mad2l2 gene encoding mitotic spindle assembly checkpoint protein MAD2B isoform X1 produces the protein MTTLTRQDLNFGQVVADVLSEFLEVAIHLILYVREVYPTGIFQKRKKYNVPVQMSCHPELNQYIQDTLHCVKPLLEKNDVEKVVVVILDKEHHPVERFVFEITQPPLLSISSDSLLNHVEQLLRAFVLKISLCDAVLDNNPPGCTFTVLVHTREAATRNMEKIQVIKDFPWILADEQDVHMHDPRLIPLKTMTSDLLKVSRPYYNFTTTLLRTRSYYIPCFGAYFWIISSQQMQLYVEERAQKGT, from the exons ATGACCACTTTGACCCGGCAAGACCTCAACTTTGGCCAAG tcgtggccgatgtgctttcggagttCCTGGAGGTGGCCATCCACCTCATCCTTTACGTCCGGGAGGTTTACCCAACGGGGATCTTccagaaaaggaagaaatacaACGTACCTGTGCAG ATGTCTTGCCATCCGGAACTGAACCAGTACATTCAAGACACGCTCCACTGCGTCAAGCCCTTGCTGGAAAAG AACGATGTGGAGAAAGTGGTGGTGGTCATCCTGGACAAGGAGCATCATCCGGTGGAGAGGTTCGTCTTTGAGATCACGCAGCCGCCTTTGCTGTCCATCAG TTCGGACTCCCTTCTCAACCACGTGGAGCAGCTCCTCCGGGCCTTCGTCCTGAAAATCAGCCTCTGCGACGCCGTCCTTGACAACAACCCTCCGG gttGCACTTTCACCGTCCTCGTCCACACCAGGGAAGCCGCGACCCGCAACATGGAGAAGATCCAAGTCATCAAG GATTTCCCTTGGATCCTGGCCGACGAGCAGGACGTCCATATGCATGACCCACGCCTGATCCCGCTGAAGACCATGACGTCGGACCTTCTAAAGGTGAGCCGACCTTACTACAACTTTACTACAACTTTACTACGAACCAGATCTTACTACATCCCTTGCTTTGGAGCTTATTTCTGGATTATTTCCTCCCAACAGATGCAGCTGTATGTCGAAGAGCGGGCTCAGAAAGGGACCTGA
- the mad2l2 gene encoding mitotic spindle assembly checkpoint protein MAD2B isoform X2 gives MTTLTRQDLNFGQVVADVLSEFLEVAIHLILYVREVYPTGIFQKRKKYNVPVQMSCHPELNQYIQDTLHCVKPLLEKNDVEKVVVVILDKEHHPVERFVFEITQPPLLSISSDSLLNHVEQLLRAFVLKISLCDAVLDNNPPGCTFTVLVHTREAATRNMEKIQVIKDFPWILADEQDVHMHDPRLIPLKTMTSDLLKMQLYVEERAQKGT, from the exons ATGACCACTTTGACCCGGCAAGACCTCAACTTTGGCCAAG tcgtggccgatgtgctttcggagttCCTGGAGGTGGCCATCCACCTCATCCTTTACGTCCGGGAGGTTTACCCAACGGGGATCTTccagaaaaggaagaaatacaACGTACCTGTGCAG ATGTCTTGCCATCCGGAACTGAACCAGTACATTCAAGACACGCTCCACTGCGTCAAGCCCTTGCTGGAAAAG AACGATGTGGAGAAAGTGGTGGTGGTCATCCTGGACAAGGAGCATCATCCGGTGGAGAGGTTCGTCTTTGAGATCACGCAGCCGCCTTTGCTGTCCATCAG TTCGGACTCCCTTCTCAACCACGTGGAGCAGCTCCTCCGGGCCTTCGTCCTGAAAATCAGCCTCTGCGACGCCGTCCTTGACAACAACCCTCCGG gttGCACTTTCACCGTCCTCGTCCACACCAGGGAAGCCGCGACCCGCAACATGGAGAAGATCCAAGTCATCAAG GATTTCCCTTGGATCCTGGCCGACGAGCAGGACGTCCATATGCATGACCCACGCCTGATCCCGCTGAAGACCATGACGTCGGACCTTCTAAAG ATGCAGCTGTATGTCGAAGAGCGGGCTCAGAAAGGGACCTGA